From a region of the Dickeya poaceiphila genome:
- the rfbB gene encoding dTDP-glucose 4,6-dehydratase, with protein MVKILVTGGAGFIGSAVVRHIIKNTSDSVVNVDKLTYAGNLESLADVSGHERYAFKHVDICDAAALKHVFDASQPDAVMHLAAESHVDRSIDGPAAFIETNIVGTYTLLEAARAYWSSLEPAKKSAFRFHHISTDEVYGDLEGTESLFTETTPYSPSSPYSASKASSDHLVRAWLRTYGLPTIVTNCSNNYGPYHFPEKLIPLMILNALEGKVLPVYGDGMQIRDWLFVEDHARALYQVVTEGVVGETYNIGGHNEKANIDVVKTICALLEELVPQKPSGISAYQDLITYVKDRPGHDVRYAIDAGKIGRELGWKPQETFESGIRKTVEWYLNNRSWWSRVLDGSYSRERLGSVEK; from the coding sequence ATCGTGAAGATATTGGTAACGGGTGGTGCGGGGTTCATCGGCTCTGCGGTTGTTCGGCATATCATAAAGAATACATCGGATTCTGTGGTTAACGTGGATAAACTCACGTATGCCGGTAATCTTGAATCTCTGGCTGATGTGAGTGGTCACGAGCGTTATGCTTTTAAACATGTAGATATTTGCGATGCGGCGGCGCTCAAACATGTTTTTGATGCCAGCCAGCCAGATGCCGTCATGCATTTAGCGGCTGAATCACATGTAGACCGTTCGATTGATGGTCCTGCTGCTTTTATCGAAACGAATATCGTCGGTACCTATACATTGCTTGAGGCTGCGCGTGCTTACTGGAGTAGCCTGGAGCCAGCCAAAAAATCTGCTTTCCGTTTTCATCATATCTCGACGGATGAAGTGTATGGTGACCTGGAGGGAACTGAGTCGCTATTTACTGAAACGACGCCGTATTCTCCCAGCAGTCCTTACTCTGCGTCGAAAGCCTCCAGTGACCATCTGGTACGTGCCTGGCTGCGTACTTATGGATTGCCGACTATCGTAACCAACTGTTCCAATAACTATGGTCCTTACCACTTTCCGGAAAAGCTGATTCCATTAATGATACTGAACGCGCTGGAAGGAAAAGTGTTGCCAGTATATGGCGATGGTATGCAAATTCGAGACTGGCTGTTTGTTGAGGATCATGCCCGTGCGCTTTATCAGGTGGTGACTGAGGGCGTCGTTGGTGAAACCTATAATATTGGTGGGCATAACGAAAAAGCCAATATTGATGTCGTAAAAACTATCTGTGCTTTGCTGGAGGAGTTGGTTCCGCAAAAACCGTCGGGTATCAGTGCTTATCAAGATCTGATTACTTATGTGAAAGATCGTCCAGGCCATGATGTGCGTTATGCTATTGATGCTGGCAAGATTGGTCGTGAGCTTGGTTGGAAACCACAGGAAACTTTTGAAAGCGGTATTCGTAAAACAGTAGAGTGGTACCTTAATAATCGCTCATGGTGGAGCAGGGTGCTGGATGGTTCTTATAGCCGTGAGCGTTTGGGGAGCGTAGAAAAATAA
- a CDS encoding winged helix-turn-helix transcriptional regulator gives MPEFNVYSKTCPARVVLDRLSNKWSLLILDRLACEPVRFNQLRRDIEGVSQKVLSQTLKHLERDGMIHRQVFATVPVTVEYSITTLGKTLVKTVHELTHWAERNIDEVMLAQQRYDELNSAATVV, from the coding sequence ATGCCTGAATTTAATGTCTATAGTAAAACCTGCCCGGCACGTGTGGTGCTGGATCGTTTGTCTAATAAGTGGTCACTACTGATTCTGGATCGTCTGGCGTGTGAACCGGTACGGTTTAATCAACTAAGACGTGATATTGAAGGGGTATCGCAGAAAGTATTGTCACAGACGCTAAAGCACCTGGAACGCGACGGTATGATTCATCGGCAGGTGTTTGCTACCGTGCCGGTGACGGTGGAATACTCAATTACGACACTTGGCAAAACGCTGGTTAAAACCGTACACGAACTGACCCACTGGGCGGAGCGAAATATTGATGAGGTCATGCTTGCCCAGCAGCGATATGATGAGCTCAATTCTGCTGCTACAGTGGTGTAG
- a CDS encoding terminase small subunit-like protein, translated as MPEVADDICTLLADGESLRDVCRHPGMPNKATVFRWLAENEVFRDQYAKATDVRADVIFDEIIDIADSTEADAAEVAKSRLKIDARKWVLSRMAPKKYGERITQEVTGKDGGPVVQVNYTPEDYARAQAELERMLPDLD; from the coding sequence ATGCCGGAGGTTGCAGACGACATTTGCACATTGCTGGCAGACGGTGAAAGCCTGCGCGATGTATGCCGCCACCCCGGTATGCCAAACAAGGCAACCGTCTTTCGCTGGCTGGCAGAAAATGAGGTATTTCGCGACCAGTACGCGAAAGCAACCGATGTCCGCGCCGATGTGATTTTTGACGAGATAATTGATATCGCTGACAGCACTGAAGCAGATGCCGCTGAAGTAGCAAAATCCCGGTTAAAAATAGACGCCAGAAAATGGGTACTGTCCCGCATGGCCCCGAAAAAATATGGCGAGCGCATCACCCAGGAGGTGACAGGCAAAGACGGTGGCCCTGTTGTTCAGGTGAATTACACGCCAGAGGACTACGCCAGAGCACAGGCGGAGCTGGAAAGGATGCTTCCTGATTTGGATTGA
- a CDS encoding glycoside hydrolase family 24 protein, whose translation MAQTIDELLISLGLKMDAKSFQKANDAIKGVSDKILQLAAVAGTGMGLRALISGVAQTALEMKRVADNTGFTIRQIQGLEMAMNRLKINPEAAQDIAKMIPALQLKARFGQLGDKAYWGAAFNPTEFARMDAMNGLKYFINAYSKMNYDQRTFLRQGAETGQDSPLIRLSEKGSGFLDESMKMAGNMPFPIDNELLKNAQVFNDEMAQFKNNLDALAISLGKGIIPVVNDLLKVTNRFIQENPGTAKGMLTAAGVGSVVAGSGMLKWLLRPTPPKGPVPTASRGLLSRLLFNPLTLEAAAALTPGNIFTSADEARAMSNPLLNRGGSGGGVSPREAYQRQTSGEIGKLVDNPNARAYLDAIAKAEGTAGHMNNGYNTLFGGEQFANMSDHPRILKPFTQTDGVQNKTSAAGRYQFTQKSWDEAASALGLTDFSPRSQDMAALWLIQRAGQLDNVVNGDFMSATNGLGGVWASLPSSPYAQPKRSQADMANYLGDYGYRAGAVPTPAALPVIGQGGSAGGGMVINQQNEFNISGAGLNEQQMKDAAAAAIGETAKRWQQSYVLGR comes from the coding sequence ATGGCACAGACCATTGATGAACTGTTGATTTCGCTTGGCCTGAAAATGGATGCCAAATCCTTTCAAAAGGCGAATGATGCGATTAAAGGCGTAAGCGACAAAATCCTCCAGTTGGCTGCCGTTGCCGGTACAGGCATGGGGCTCAGGGCGCTGATCTCCGGCGTGGCTCAAACCGCGTTGGAGATGAAGCGCGTTGCAGATAATACCGGGTTTACCATTCGCCAGATTCAGGGGCTGGAGATGGCGATGAACCGGCTTAAAATCAACCCGGAAGCCGCGCAGGATATTGCCAAGATGATCCCCGCCCTGCAATTAAAGGCGCGGTTTGGTCAGTTGGGCGATAAGGCGTACTGGGGCGCGGCATTTAACCCCACCGAGTTTGCCCGCATGGACGCCATGAATGGGTTGAAATACTTCATCAACGCCTACAGCAAGATGAATTATGACCAGAGAACGTTTTTACGTCAGGGGGCAGAAACCGGCCAGGACTCACCACTCATCAGGCTGTCGGAAAAAGGCAGCGGTTTTCTTGATGAATCCATGAAGATGGCAGGCAACATGCCGTTTCCGATTGATAACGAATTGCTAAAGAATGCGCAGGTGTTTAACGATGAAATGGCCCAGTTCAAAAACAATCTTGATGCGTTAGCGATTTCGCTCGGAAAAGGGATTATTCCCGTCGTTAACGACCTGCTGAAAGTCACCAACAGGTTTATTCAGGAAAACCCAGGCACTGCAAAAGGGATGCTGACAGCAGCTGGTGTAGGAAGCGTTGTCGCAGGTAGCGGCATGTTAAAGTGGCTCCTCCGACCCACCCCACCTAAAGGACCGGTTCCCACCGCCAGCAGAGGTTTACTGTCTCGCCTGCTCTTTAATCCCCTGACCCTCGAAGCCGCAGCCGCCTTGACGCCGGGAAACATTTTTACATCAGCCGATGAAGCCAGAGCCATGAGCAATCCCCTGTTGAATCGTGGCGGGTCTGGCGGCGGGGTGAGTCCGCGCGAGGCATACCAGCGCCAGACGAGCGGTGAAATAGGAAAATTGGTAGACAACCCCAACGCTCGCGCATATCTGGATGCTATCGCAAAAGCCGAAGGAACGGCGGGCCACATGAACAATGGATATAACACTCTATTTGGCGGTGAGCAGTTCGCCAATATGTCAGATCACCCACGGATCCTGAAACCATTCACGCAAACGGACGGAGTCCAAAATAAAACGTCCGCCGCCGGGCGCTATCAGTTCACTCAAAAATCGTGGGATGAAGCGGCATCCGCTCTGGGCCTGACCGACTTTTCACCCCGTAGCCAGGACATGGCCGCTTTATGGCTAATCCAGCGTGCCGGGCAACTGGATAACGTCGTCAACGGTGATTTTATGTCGGCGACAAATGGGCTTGGTGGTGTATGGGCCTCTCTGCCGTCGTCTCCATATGCGCAGCCTAAAAGGTCACAGGCAGACATGGCGAACTATCTCGGTGATTACGGTTACAGAGCTGGAGCAGTGCCAACACCTGCGGCGCTACCCGTTATTGGGCAGGGTGGAAGCGCTGGCGGCGGGATGGTCATCAACCAGCAAAACGAATTCAACATATCCGGTGCTGGTCTGAATGAACAACAAATGAAAGACGCAGCCGCGGCAGCAATTGGTGAAACGGCTAAGCGCTGGCAGCAATCCTATGTACTGGGGAGGTGA
- a CDS encoding TOPRIM and DUF927 domain-containing protein, protein MRNIDFIREVTRSAVGRWPDVLALLGITVPDNARQHAPCPACGGKDRFRFDDDGRGAHFCNQCGAGDGLELVQKVRQCDITAAARLVADALGMPAGAPAPDTRQYDTRQSPSADEQTRTAEKARRFAARLKKLTAQAQPGESAYLAGKGLTGLSYPLLPDGTLLLTLQDASGTTTAAQTIKPDGGKRLVTDSAKRGAYHAVNAPAQPDTVIIAEGLATALSVHQMRPEALTLAAIDAGNMVPVSKAMRTRYASARIILAADNDIKPEMPNAGKDWAEKAARAVNGQVALPPTNEKADWDDYRQQYGLMAATQAFAASLYSPPADEPDDSRPTHSDPLKPHVQSRRDGVFWITPKVDKDSGEIINNESWLCSPLAVVGIGRDDKDQYLIMRWRPIGAKTDTTQAIPLADIGEREGWRTLKNGGVNVTTKNSLRAILADWLQRSAARDIWHIAHATGWQCGAYLMPDGEIIGTPDRPVLFSGRSAAAAGYTVSGTAAGWRDTVARLAGGNYAMMTGIAAALAAPLIGLVGADGFGIHFYEQSSAGKTTTASVASSLYGNPELLRLTWYGTALGLANEAAAHNDALMPLDEVGQGADPVSVAQAAYALFNGVGKLQGAKEGGNRELKRWRTVAISTGEMDLETFIASVGRKTKAGQLVRLLNIPLSKTACFHEHANGKQHADALKDACQQYHGAAGRAWIKHLADHPQQAIEAVRAAETRWRSLIPADYGEQVHRVAARFAVMEAALSLGRVITGWDEQTGRDAIQHSFNAWVREFGTGNKEHQQIIEQCEAFLNAHGLSRFAPLPYNPQDLPIRDLAGYRDRGKHDAAPMMFYTFPATFEGEIARGFNVRQFAKVLADAGMLEPGKDRFKKKAVRVEGRQPVFYVLMYAPDTE, encoded by the coding sequence ATGCGTAATATCGATTTTATCCGTGAAGTGACCCGCTCGGCGGTGGGCCGCTGGCCTGATGTGCTGGCCCTGCTGGGGATTACGGTTCCCGACAATGCCCGCCAGCACGCCCCCTGCCCGGCGTGCGGGGGTAAAGACCGCTTCCGTTTTGATGATGACGGGCGCGGGGCGCATTTCTGTAATCAGTGCGGGGCCGGTGACGGCCTTGAATTGGTGCAGAAAGTCAGGCAGTGCGATATCACCGCCGCCGCCCGGCTGGTGGCCGACGCGCTGGGAATGCCAGCCGGTGCGCCAGCGCCGGACACGCGCCAGTATGATACCCGGCAATCACCGTCTGCCGACGAGCAGACCCGTACCGCAGAAAAAGCCCGGCGCTTTGCCGCACGGCTGAAAAAACTGACCGCACAGGCACAGCCGGGGGAGTCCGCCTATCTGGCCGGAAAGGGCTTAACCGGGTTGTCGTATCCGCTGCTGCCCGATGGCACCCTGCTGCTGACGTTACAGGACGCCAGCGGCACCACCACCGCCGCACAGACAATAAAACCCGATGGCGGCAAGCGACTGGTGACGGACTCGGCAAAACGCGGCGCGTATCACGCGGTAAATGCGCCCGCACAGCCCGATACGGTGATTATCGCCGAAGGGCTGGCGACGGCATTAAGCGTTCACCAGATGCGCCCGGAGGCGCTGACCCTCGCCGCTATCGACGCGGGCAACATGGTGCCGGTGTCAAAGGCCATGCGCACCCGGTATGCCAGCGCTCGTATCATTCTGGCCGCCGATAACGACATCAAACCGGAGATGCCGAACGCAGGGAAAGACTGGGCGGAGAAAGCCGCCCGTGCGGTGAACGGCCAGGTGGCGCTGCCGCCGACCAATGAAAAGGCCGACTGGGACGATTACCGCCAGCAATACGGGCTGATGGCCGCCACACAGGCATTTGCCGCCTCACTGTATTCGCCGCCAGCGGATGAACCGGACGACAGCAGGCCAACGCATAGCGACCCGTTAAAACCGCACGTACAAAGTCGCCGGGACGGCGTGTTCTGGATAACCCCCAAAGTGGATAAAGACAGCGGCGAGATTATCAACAATGAAAGCTGGCTGTGCTCCCCGCTGGCAGTGGTGGGCATTGGCCGGGACGACAAAGACCAGTACCTGATAATGCGCTGGCGGCCCATCGGCGCGAAGACCGACACCACACAGGCCATTCCGCTGGCGGATATCGGCGAGCGCGAGGGCTGGCGAACGCTGAAAAACGGCGGCGTGAACGTCACCACCAAAAACAGCCTGCGCGCCATTCTGGCCGACTGGCTCCAGCGCAGTGCCGCACGGGATATCTGGCATATCGCGCACGCGACCGGCTGGCAGTGTGGGGCTTACCTCATGCCGGACGGGGAAATCATCGGAACCCCTGACAGGCCGGTACTGTTCAGCGGGCGCAGCGCGGCCGCCGCAGGCTACACCGTCAGCGGCACGGCAGCGGGCTGGCGCGACACCGTGGCCCGCCTTGCCGGGGGCAATTACGCCATGATGACCGGTATAGCGGCGGCGCTGGCCGCCCCGTTAATCGGTCTGGTGGGGGCTGACGGATTCGGCATCCATTTCTATGAGCAATCGAGCGCCGGGAAAACCACCACCGCCAGTGTTGCCTCCAGCCTGTACGGTAACCCGGAGTTACTGCGCCTGACGTGGTACGGCACCGCGCTGGGGCTGGCGAACGAAGCCGCCGCCCACAACGACGCGCTGATGCCACTCGATGAAGTCGGTCAGGGCGCTGACCCGGTGAGCGTGGCGCAGGCCGCCTATGCACTGTTTAACGGCGTCGGCAAATTGCAGGGAGCCAAAGAAGGCGGCAACCGGGAGTTAAAGCGCTGGCGCACGGTGGCAATCAGCACCGGCGAAATGGATTTGGAAACGTTCATTGCCAGTGTGGGCAGAAAAACCAAGGCGGGCCAACTGGTACGGCTGCTGAACATCCCGTTAAGCAAAACGGCGTGCTTTCATGAACATGCCAACGGCAAACAGCACGCCGACGCACTGAAAGACGCCTGTCAGCAGTACCACGGTGCCGCAGGCCGGGCGTGGATTAAGCACCTTGCCGACCACCCGCAACAGGCTATCGAGGCCGTCAGAGCCGCTGAAACACGCTGGCGCAGTCTCATTCCTGCCGACTATGGCGAGCAGGTTCACCGGGTGGCCGCCCGCTTTGCCGTGATGGAGGCGGCGCTGTCGCTGGGCCGGGTCATTACCGGCTGGGATGAACAGACGGGCCGGGATGCGATACAACACAGCTTTAATGCCTGGGTGCGCGAATTCGGCACCGGCAACAAGGAGCACCAGCAGATTATCGAGCAGTGCGAAGCGTTCCTGAACGCCCACGGCCTGAGCCGGTTTGCCCCGCTGCCCTACAACCCGCAAGACCTGCCCATACGCGACCTTGCCGGATACCGGGACAGGGGCAAGCACGATGCCGCCCCGATGATGTTCTACACCTTCCCGGCCACCTTTGAGGGCGAAATCGCCAGGGGGTTTAACGTCAGGCAGTTTGCGAAAGTGCTGGCCGATGCGGGGATGTTAGAGCCGGGGAAAGACCGGTTTAAAAAGAAGGCGGTGCGTGTGGAGGGGCGTCAGCCGGTTTTCTATGTCCTGATGTATGCCCCGGATACGGAGTAA
- a CDS encoding host cell division inhibitor Icd-like protein — protein MLATTPTPTPQFIWLIAAIRRDCLTQKPVIHRIPAVSEHEARRTLAGDHLCFFAGRLPVKAVRHV, from the coding sequence ATGCTGGCTACTACCCCTACCCCAACACCGCAATTTATCTGGCTTATTGCCGCAATCCGCCGCGACTGTCTCACACAAAAACCGGTCATTCACCGTATCCCCGCCGTTTCTGAACACGAAGCCCGCCGCACACTGGCTGGCGATCACCTCTGCTTTTTCGCGGGCCGCCTGCCGGTTAAGGCGGTGCGCCATGTTTGA
- a CDS encoding antA/AntB antirepressor family protein, whose amino-acid sequence MTSKNNDLHGQGLAHPENCQSDISSNGFAELIPVISGRIGERETSIVSAKSLHIALGVGRFFANWIKGRVEEYGFVEGVDFITFDSPELVNQSTNYEQLLPKRAVITKRGRPEKDYVLSLNMAKELAMVERNEQGRAVRRYFIQCEEALHRSVPEVAARFRRQLKARLTAANYFKPMCAALETARSELGKKTLPHHYTTESNMIARLVLGGLTAKDWAQANGVTGEPRDSMSADQLEHLSYLEQTNITLIELGQDYPQRKAELTRLSQRWMAKRLGVNHA is encoded by the coding sequence ATGACATCAAAAAACAATGACCTTCACGGTCAGGGACTCGCTCACCCTGAAAACTGCCAGAGCGATATTTCCAGTAATGGCTTTGCCGAATTAATCCCGGTGATTTCTGGCCGGATAGGCGAACGCGAAACCAGTATTGTGAGCGCCAAATCCCTGCATATTGCGCTGGGTGTAGGGCGATTTTTTGCCAACTGGATAAAGGGAAGGGTAGAAGAATACGGCTTTGTGGAGGGTGTCGATTTCATAACTTTTGATTCCCCTGAATTGGTGAATCAAAGTACAAATTATGAGCAATTATTGCCAAAACGGGCAGTAATTACCAAACGTGGACGCCCTGAAAAGGATTATGTGCTGTCACTTAACATGGCAAAAGAACTGGCAATGGTTGAGCGTAACGAGCAGGGCCGTGCCGTTCGTCGTTACTTCATCCAGTGCGAGGAAGCCTTACACCGTAGCGTACCGGAAGTGGCCGCCCGTTTTCGCCGCCAGCTCAAAGCCCGCCTGACCGCCGCGAATTACTTCAAACCGATGTGCGCCGCACTGGAAACCGCCCGTTCTGAGCTGGGCAAGAAAACCCTGCCGCACCACTACACCACCGAAAGCAACATGATCGCCCGCCTGGTACTGGGCGGCCTGACGGCAAAAGACTGGGCGCAGGCCAATGGTGTAACCGGTGAACCCCGTGACAGCATGAGCGCCGACCAACTGGAGCACCTTTCCTACCTTGAGCAGACCAACATCACGCTGATTGAGCTGGGGCAGGACTACCCCCAGCGCAAAGCCGAATTAACCCGGCTGTCTCAGCGCTGGATGGCAAAACGGCTGGGGGTGAACCATGCGTAA
- a CDS encoding helix-turn-helix transcriptional regulator yields the protein MSNNLIRLPEVQRRTGYSKAWLYRLISQDRFPQPVKIGSRSIAFVESEIDDWINQRIAESRGEVA from the coding sequence ATGTCTAATAATCTTATTCGGCTCCCCGAAGTCCAGCGCCGTACCGGCTATAGCAAGGCATGGCTCTATCGCCTTATTAGCCAAGATCGCTTCCCGCAGCCGGTAAAGATCGGCTCTCGTTCAATAGCTTTCGTTGAAAGTGAAATTGATGACTGGATTAATCAGCGTATCGCCGAGTCTCGCGGGGAGGTTGCATAA
- a CDS encoding tyrosine-type recombinase/integrase produces MPLTDLEIRRSKPKEKPYTLNDGNGLSILIEPNGSKGWRFRYRFDGKPKMLSLGTYPTVSLNDARQRRDEAKKLVASGINPSEVRKQEKQARQEAIGNTFEGIAREWYEKRFDRWSASYAEEMIKTFEADVFPYIGHRPIAEIKPMELMAVLSRLNDRGATEKLRKVRQRCGEVWRYAVVTGRAEYNPAPDLASAFAPHKKEHYAFLAVGEIPEFFRVLNTYTGSLIVKLAMRLLVITGLRPGELRKAEWSEFDFDNQLWEVPPARMKKRRPHCVPLSSQAIAILEQLKPMTGQYKYVFPGRVHHSKPMSEMAMNVLIRRIGYAGRVTGHGFRHTMSTILHEQGYNTAWIETQLAHVDKNSIRGTYNHAQYLDGRREMLQWYADYMDALESGENVVHGSFGKRA; encoded by the coding sequence ATGCCCCTCACAGACCTTGAAATCAGGCGATCCAAGCCGAAAGAGAAGCCCTATACACTTAATGACGGAAATGGGCTTTCTATACTCATTGAGCCGAACGGTTCAAAGGGGTGGCGCTTTCGTTATCGGTTTGACGGTAAGCCTAAAATGCTTTCACTGGGGACATATCCCACCGTATCGTTGAACGATGCCCGCCAGAGACGTGATGAGGCAAAAAAGCTGGTGGCATCTGGTATCAACCCCAGCGAGGTGCGTAAGCAGGAGAAACAGGCCAGACAGGAAGCGATTGGTAATACCTTTGAGGGGATAGCCCGCGAATGGTATGAAAAGCGTTTTGATCGCTGGTCAGCATCTTATGCCGAGGAAATGATCAAGACATTTGAGGCTGACGTGTTTCCCTATATCGGCCACCGTCCTATTGCTGAAATAAAGCCGATGGAACTGATGGCGGTACTTTCCCGCCTGAATGATCGCGGTGCTACGGAGAAACTGCGTAAAGTACGTCAACGGTGCGGTGAGGTGTGGCGCTATGCTGTAGTGACCGGGAGGGCGGAATACAACCCGGCTCCAGACCTTGCCAGCGCGTTTGCCCCCCACAAGAAAGAACATTATGCCTTTCTGGCTGTTGGCGAAATTCCCGAATTCTTTCGCGTTCTGAACACCTATACCGGCAGCCTGATCGTCAAGCTGGCTATGCGTCTGCTGGTGATTACCGGCCTGAGACCAGGAGAGTTGCGAAAGGCTGAATGGTCAGAGTTTGATTTCGATAATCAGCTATGGGAAGTGCCGCCGGCACGGATGAAAAAACGCCGCCCTCACTGTGTGCCGCTATCCAGTCAGGCTATTGCCATTCTGGAGCAGCTAAAGCCGATGACAGGCCAATATAAGTACGTGTTTCCCGGCAGAGTTCACCACAGCAAGCCCATGAGCGAAATGGCGATGAATGTGCTTATCCGCCGCATCGGTTACGCTGGTCGAGTCACTGGACATGGCTTTCGCCACACCATGAGTACCATTCTCCACGAACAGGGCTACAACACAGCATGGATTGAAACCCAGCTTGCCCACGTCGATAAAAACTCAATTCGTGGCACCTATAACCATGCCCAATATCTGGATGGCAGGCGTGAAATGCTCCAGTGGTATGCGGACTATATGGACGCGCTAGAGAGCGGCGAAAATGTGGTTCACGGCTCGTTTGGGAAACGCGCATAA
- a CDS encoding LysE family translocator produces MLLVMLSGLLLSLSLCLDLGIVNTAIINRGIRDGAGAAFFIGLGSCFGDMVYATLSVLGMAVIFNYTPVRWLLWIGGGGVLLWLSFSMARSAWRDYRQHRGLSVDTASAFSSCASAPARRNFISGMGMALASPSALLWFAAVGGTLIAQATDGSARQIALFLGGFFIGGVLWTLFMALLIKYGRGALKGRLSFYCSAVSAVLFAVFAVQVIVNGYQTLLVPVG; encoded by the coding sequence ATGCTACTGGTGATGTTGAGCGGCTTGCTGCTGTCGTTGTCGCTGTGTCTGGACTTGGGAATCGTCAATACGGCGATTATTAATCGTGGTATCCGTGATGGTGCAGGTGCAGCATTCTTTATTGGTTTGGGTTCCTGCTTTGGCGATATGGTTTACGCCACGTTGTCGGTGCTGGGAATGGCGGTGATTTTCAACTATACGCCGGTACGTTGGCTGTTGTGGATTGGCGGTGGCGGTGTATTACTGTGGCTGTCGTTTAGTATGGCGCGTAGCGCCTGGCGTGATTACCGCCAGCATCGTGGCTTGTCGGTTGATACCGCTAGCGCATTTTCATCGTGTGCGTCGGCTCCTGCTCGCCGTAATTTTATTAGCGGAATGGGAATGGCGCTGGCATCGCCCAGCGCATTGCTGTGGTTTGCGGCGGTTGGTGGGACGTTGATTGCCCAGGCCACCGATGGTTCTGCCAGACAGATAGCACTATTTCTTGGTGGGTTTTTCATTGGCGGCGTACTCTGGACGCTGTTCATGGCGCTGCTTATCAAATATGGTCGCGGTGCGTTAAAAGGCCGATTGTCGTTTTACTGCAGTGCGGTGTCCGCCGTGTTATTCGCCGTGTTTGCTGTTCAGGTGATCGTAAATGGATATCAAACGCTGCTGGTGCCCGTAGGGTGA